A window of Cystobacter fuscus DSM 2262 genomic DNA:
CGGCCATCGCGCGTCGCAGCGAGATCGACACCATCAGCAAGGAAATCAGCCTGCTGTCCACCGAGGAGTTCATGGCGATCCGCAGGGCCTACTCGGTCCTCACGGCCAAGCTCCAGGATCCGAAGTTGACCCAACAAGAGCGCGATACCATCAACGCGGCTCGGACCAAGCTCGCGGCGGAGTTGGAAGCACTCAAGAACCGTGCCCAGAACAACGAGGGTGAGCTGCCCGCCTACGTGCTGGACGCCAAGTACGGTCGCATGGCGGATCTCTTCGGCCTGTCCGGGTTCCCGCTCTCGTCCGCTGACGTCAAGGACGTGTCGGTGCGCACGAAGCAGCTGGGAGATCTCAGCCAGTCCAATGGCGGTATCTTCTCCGGCAACGTCTACTCGGGCTTCACCCCGGAGGAGATCGAGTACCTGAAATTCTACAAGCAGGTCCGGGCCGACCTGGGGCTGTACCAGGTGAGCCTGGTCAAGCTCCCCATCCAGAGCATTTCGTACTTCTCGCTCGCGGAGACCATGACCGGGAGCAATGATCAACAGCGTATCGGCGTGCCGCTGTTCCGCTCCATGAAGGGCAGCGGGGATGGCTCCTCGGGGACGTACAACTTCGACCTGACGCTCGACGGTGCCGAGAAGTTCAGTTCCGCGCCCCCGCCCATCGTCGTGCCCGTGGGGCTCAAGGCCCAACTGACGGTCCGCCCGCCCGCGTTGAGGGCAAGCCTCTCGTGTGATTTCACCACGGGCTGGTCCGTCCAGGGACGAACGGACATCAAGGATGGCTTGATCATCTTCAACGATGACATCTACACCTCGATGGTGGCGAAGTCGGTGTCGGAGACGAACAAGCCGTGCCGGGTCCACGTCGAGGGGGGAGATGGCAGCGCGGCGCAGCTCGTCTACGCGCAAGCCCTGGTGGCGCTGCAAGAGCGCTTCACGAACCTGTACTTCGAGCGCGTCTCCCTCTCCTATAACGAGAAGCTGACCTACTGGGACAAGGTCCAGCAGGACATCGCGGCACACCGTCACCAGGGGGCCAACGACGGATGGTCCAGTCTCTTCGGGAGCGCGCGCACCCTCGGGTACATCGGGACGATTGTCGGGGCCTTCTCCAACGCGGCGCGCTTCTACTGGCACACCAACACCCAGAACATCCAACACCTGAACACGGTGAAGTTCGAGCAGGAAATCGTCATCGACCAGAACAAGCAGATCAACGTCGAGTTGGGGACGGCCGACATGTGTCTGGCCTGGAACCCTGGCCTGAAGCGGTACCTCGCCTGCACCGCATCGGAGTGGACCACGAGCCAGCCCGTCGAGGACGCCTATTCGGAAGCACGGGATTCCTATCTGTGCGACGAGAACGATACGACGCCGGAGTGCGCGGAGCACCGCAACCAGGACGCCCCCTTGGACGACCAGGGGAACATCGAGTCGGAGAACCCTCCTCCTCCTCCTCCGGAGGTCTCGCTTCCGGACGAAATCTGACCCACAGCTATTGAGAGTCGAATGCCGTTCAATGGCCAGCCCCCTCGAGGGCTGGCCAAGTGCTTTGTGTTGGACTCAATCTCCTTGGAGAAGAACATGCGCTTGCATTGGGTGATGGTCGCCGTGATCGCGTTTCCGGCGGCCGCCTTGGCCGCTGAACTCCCCGAATATGTCGGGAAGCTCCGGCGTACGACGACCTCGGAAAACGTCTACCGGCTGCATGTGTCGCATGCGGGAGCCGAGGTGACGGACAGTCTTTCTCCGGAGCTGAAGAACGCCTTGCAGAAGCAGTTGAATGTGTTCGCGGCGAGTGGTGTCTCCGTGCCCTCCAGCCCCCTCGTGAACATGAACGTGGACGTGCTCAATGGGCTTCAACTCGCCATCGAATTCCGTCATGTCCTGTCGCAGCAGAGGGCCTACCTGTCCTGCTTCCAGGCGTGGTACCTGTCCCTCCCGCAGGCGGACATCAACGTTCCGAACCGGACGGTCCTCGCCGGGAGCTTGAGTGAGGCCTCGGCGGAGGCCAGGCAGGAGCTCGCGATCGCCTACGCTCCGCTTTTCGCTCAATACCTCCGGCAGGAGTACGTCCAGTGCGCTCCCCGGTTCGAGAACTTCGAGATTCCGGACGACAACGGTACGTTTCTCTATACGGGCGTCACCCGCTGGCTCAATGGGACGCTCACCCCGAGCTACGCGAATTTCGCGACCTTGCTCGAGCCGAGCAAGCCCAGCTTCAATGCCGCGCGAAGCAGCACGCTCGCCCAGGTTCCGCGTCAGGAGTACCTCATCGCCTGGCTGAGCGCGGTCAAGGCGAAGGCCACCCCGCGGGACTATTTCGAGAGCTTTCCGCTCGTCACGAACGTGGAGGATGAAAACGCGAAGCCGGCCTTCCTGGCGCTGAGCGCGCTTCGTCACTGGGCGGAGAGCGACGACGTGGCGGCGTATATCGATCGAGGTGTGCTCACGAATGAACTCGCGACCGGGCTGCGTCACGTGAACGTCGTTCTGGAGGCCTGCTATCAGCTCGTCGATGGGCAGCAGGTGTACCGGTGCGGAGCCGGAGAGGATGTGGGCTCGCGTCTCGTGAGATTCACGCTGTCCAACGACGCGGTGGGGCCGTTCGGGTTTCTCGTGAAGCCGTGAAGTGTCGAGGAGGGAGCCAATCATGACGAAGAAGCGCTTGGGGCTCATCGCCGGGCCCTTGGGAATACTCGTGCTCGTCGGAATGTCCTGGAGGGACGCGTGGGTGTCCGAGCAGAACCCGCCCGCCGGGAGGGTGAAGGAGGCGCGTTCGCCGCGACAGGCCAGCAAGCCCCAGGAGGGTCAGGCGCAGCGCCCGCCGCCGTCCCGTGCGCAGGAGGCCGTGGTCCAGCGGAGGGAGGAGCCCTCGAACGAGGAGGGCCGCTTCCTGGTGTTGGGAAAGAAGCAGCAGCTCAAGCTCGAACTCGACAAGCTTCAACTTCATCGTGTCTTCGATGATGGAACCACGCAGTACACCTACGAGGGAGGGACCGTGGTCACCATCCTCCCCGACGGGGAAGTCCTCCTGCTTCCGGAGGAGATCTAGGAGACCTTGATGCGCAGCCTCATGGTTGCATTGTCGCTGAGTCTTTCGTCGATTGCCCTCGCGGAGCCCCTGGTCGTCCTCCCCAACACCCTGGTCGTGGTGGAGGAGGACGGACGGCAGTTCATTTCAGTGCGGGAGAACGGCTCGCAGATCGAGGCGAGTATTCAGTTCGTCACCAGCTGGAGCGAGTCCGTCGGTCTGCTCCGGGCGCGTCATGGGGAGGCCGTCCATGACATGGATGTGGTGAAGGTGGATGTGCTTCCCACCCGTCTCGAGTTCGCGTCGTCTTTTTTCACCCAGGACAATCCGGCGTTGGTGGACGTCCGGTTCGAGTATGGTGTGAACAGGGTGACGGTCAGGCTCCGCTTCAACAAGGACTATGACGTCCGTCAAATCCGTGAGGCGTTGACCTTCCCCGCCTCGCTGGGAAGCGTGGACGCCCGGGTCATCTGTCTCGGGTCCGTGGTGAGCCCGCAGTGCGATGCGGAAATCACGCGCATTCCGCTCCTCAACCCGCGGGCCGTACGGATGAATCCCGCGGAGAATCTGCCCAGGGCGCACTACGTCTACCTCCGGGCCTATGCCACGCAGCTCATGCTGACGGCGACCCCGTATCTCTCCGAGGCCTTCTCCAACACCGTCCGGGCGCGCTACTGGGCGGGTGGAAACTGCGAGCAGGTGGAAATCGAGTGGCATCGAGAGGCCTGTCTCATCGCACGCCGTTACTCCGGCACCTCGCAGGTCTCCCTGGGGGAGGCGATCAGGGGGTTGGGGCTGCGGCTCTACCCGGAGGAGTCCTTCGCGGACGGAGAGGGCTTCCTGGTGGAGGGCTCGCATTTCGGTCTCCGTCAGCTCAACTCGAAGTTCGATTTCGAGCGACTCCGCCAGAAGCTGGACCAGGAGTTCGTGCTCGAGAATTCCTTGCGAAACATCCGTTCCGCGCTTCCATTCGTCAATCCGGCGGAGGGCCTGCATCGCTGGCGCTTCGACATCCAGGGAAATGCCCTGTCCTGGAGGGGGCGGAAGATCGCGCTCGCGCCAGGTTCTCACATGCGGGGAGAGACCCTGCTGATGCTCTCGGCGCGCGGGCGGAAGTACCGTATCCCCGTGAGCTACAGCATCCACCTGGGCTTCACGTATGATCCCTTGGCTCGCAAGGTGACACTCGACGACGTCCACGTCCAGAACCTGAAACTCCTTGGACAGGATTGGCCAGGCCACAACCCGGTCGTTGGATACCGGAGCGATATGGAAATTTTCATCAACGGTTACTTCACATCCGCACGGGAGAAGGCAAAGATTACCAGGAGTATCGAGGTTTTCCTGACACGGCTTCAGAATGAACACACCGGGTTCGAACCTTTCCTGAATCCCTGAACTGGAGAACCGCGATCCCAAGCGAAGCGCCCACAAGGAGTGGGAGTGATGACGGGATGCTGGACTCTCCTGGTGTTGTCCCTGGGTGTCTGTCTGTCTGGGTGTGCTGAACATACCGTGAGACAGACTGGCACCGATGTCGAGGGCGGTTTTGAATCTCCAACGGGTGGAGGAGGCGGGACGGTGGATGGGGGAAGTGGGCCGGCGTGTGTGGAGCTCGACAAGGACGCGTCCTTCGAATCCGTCGTGGACAGACTCGAATCGCAAGGCCTCGTCCATGGCCGCGCGATCGCGCTCGGGTTGCTCGTGAGGGCGGGGCGGCTCGACGCGGGGATGGCGCAGTGCCCGTGAGGCACCGGGCGACTACCCGCCGCCTCGCTCCTCCAGCAGCGCCAGCCAGTCCTGGCGCGCGTCCCCGAAGGCGAGGAAGGACGGATTGGTGAGCCGCTCCTTGTTGTAGGCCAGCCGGCGGCCCTCGGTGTCCGTCACCGCGCCGCCCGCCGCTTCCAGCACGCACTGCGCCGCCGCGGTGTCCCACTCGCTGGTGGGCTGGAACCGGGGGTAGAAGTCCGCCTTGCCCTCCGCGATGAGGCAGAACTTGAGCGAGCTGCCCAGGTTGGCCGTCCTCGCGGTGGGTAGCCGCGCGAGCAGCGCCTCCACGCGCGGTCCCGCGTGATCCCGGCTCGCCACGATGACCAGCCGCTCGGGATCGGCGGGCCGCGTGTGCAGCTCCACCGGCGCCTGGCCCTCGTCCGCCCGGAAGGCACCCTGGCCCCGCCGCCCCCAGTACGTCACGCCCGAGACTGGCACATGCACCACCCCCAGCACGGGCTCCGTCCCGGAGATGAGGGCGATGTTGACGGTGAACTCGCCGCTGCCCTTGATGAACTCCTTGGTGCCATCGAGCGGATCCACCAACCAGTAGCGGCTCCACTGGCGCCGCTCGGCCAGCTCCCGCTCGTCGGATTCCTCGGACAGCACCGGCAGCTCGGGCGTCAGCCGCCGCAGGGCGTCGACGATGAGGGTGTGCGCGGCCTTGTCCGCCGCCGTGAGCGGGGAGTCGTCCGACTTGCGCTCGACGTCCAGCGGCCCTCCATGGAACCGCAGCGTGGCACGCCCCGCCTCACGCGCCACGTCGCACACCGCGACCATCAACGCTTCCTCTGTCCGGCTCATGCGCGCTCCCTCAGTCGTCCTCGCCGGAGGGCTTCACGGCGGAGGAGGGGACGAGGGGCCGGTCGAAGGACTTGTCTGGAAGCCCCTCGGACGCGGCCCGGAGCCGCTGGGCCAGCAGCTCCACCGTGGGCCCTTCCTGGAGGCTCACGGGAGGCAGGGGCACTCCCGTCTTCTCTCGCACCTGGGTCATCACCGTCATCCCGGTGCGCCAGTCGCCCCCCAGCTCGAAGAAGTTGTCGTAGATGCCTACCCCGGTGATGCCCAGCATCGACTCCCACACCTTCGCGATGGACTCCTCCACCTCGTCGCGCGGAGCCACATAGGCGGTGTCCAGGTCGGGACGGGACGCCTTGCGCGCGGCGCTCGGATCGAAGGCGGCGGGCTCGGCCCGGTGCGTGCCCTGCTCCGGGGGACTCGGCGGTGGCTGGGCCGTGGCGGGGGCGGACGGGGCTCGCGGGGTGACGGCCACCCGGGCCACGTCGCCGAGCGAGAGCACGCCGGTGAACAGCTCGGCGCCCTCGGCCGCCGTGATGGGCCGCGAGCCCAGGGGAGCCACGGTCGAGTGGAGCGCGTCCGCGTCGTCGCTGGCCCAGCCGTCCCAGTCCACACTCACCCACGGCACCGGCGAGCGCTGCGCCTGGCGCAGGGCGAACGCATCCATGAAGTTCATGGCCGCGGCATAGGCGGCGCTCGCCCCCCGCCCGTGCACCGCCGCGAGCGACGAGGCGAGCAGGCAGAAGTCGAGCGGCCGGCCTCGCAGCACCTCCTCGAGCGCGTACAGGCCACGCACCCGGCTCTGGAAGAGGACGCGCACGTCGTCGGGCGTCAGGTCCGCGAGGGAACGCGAGAGCGAGGCATTCATCGAGCCCACGCAGAACACC
This region includes:
- the cysQ gene encoding 3'(2'),5'-bisphosphate nucleotidase CysQ; protein product: MSRTEEALMVAVCDVAREAGRATLRFHGGPLDVERKSDDSPLTAADKAAHTLIVDALRRLTPELPVLSEESDERELAERRQWSRYWLVDPLDGTKEFIKGSGEFTVNIALISGTEPVLGVVHVPVSGVTYWGRRGQGAFRADEGQAPVELHTRPADPERLVIVASRDHAGPRVEALLARLPTARTANLGSSLKFCLIAEGKADFYPRFQPTSEWDTAAAQCVLEAAGGAVTDTEGRRLAYNKERLTNPSFLAFGDARQDWLALLEERGGG